In Lagenorhynchus albirostris chromosome 14, mLagAlb1.1, whole genome shotgun sequence, one DNA window encodes the following:
- the LOC132504238 gene encoding small ribosomal subunit protein mS38-like, translating to MFMVRLTSQLLRTVPRAGCSGPWPVCEVLGRHACRPRYSMQPIGPSGVASLPDRRVHKELEEMLVPRKMSISPLASWLTVRYLLPRLDAGAPGTVSPAQVYECPPSQVGEGVEQGGKEVWDAPQIQSKNVLKICRQKMNHHKYRKLVKRTWFLRQKVREGRLKQKQMRFERDLRRIWRKVGLKEAPAGWQTPKLYLKGK from the coding sequence ATGTTCATGGTGCGCCTGACTTCCCAGCTGCTCAGGACTGTTCCCCGGGCAGGTTGTAGTGGGCCTTGGCCTGTCTGCGAGGTGTTGGGCAGGCATGCCTGCAGGCCTCGCTACAGCATGCAACCAATAGGCCCAAGTGGGGTTGCCTCCCTCCCTGACAGGCGGGTCCACAAGGAGCTTGAGGAGATGCTGGTCCCCAGGAAGATGTCTATCAGCCCCCTGGCGAGCTGGCTGACCGTTCGCTACCTCCTGCCCAGACTGGATGCTGGGGCCCCAGGGACTGTGTCTCCAGCCCAAGTCTATGAGTGTCCACCCAGCCAGGTGGGGGAAGGCGTCGAGCAGGGGGGTAAGGAGGTCTGGGACGCACCCCAGATACAGTCCAAAAACGTGCTCAAGATCTGCCGGCAGAAGATGAATCATCACAAGTACCGCAAGCTGGTCAAGAGGACCTGGTTCCTGCGGCAGAAAGTCAGGGAGGGACGCCTGAAACAGAAGCAGATGAGGTTCGAGAGAGACCTGAGGCGCATCTGGCGGAAGGTGGGCCTGAAGGAAGCCCCCGCAGGCTGGCAGACCCCCAAGCTCTACCTGAAGGGCAAATGA